From Candidatus Neomarinimicrobiota bacterium, one genomic window encodes:
- the csrA gene encoding carbon storage regulator CsrA: protein MLILTRKSGESIRIGNNIIISILESSSRYLKIGIDAPKNVAVYRNEIYEKIQAQNRAATASTTQLDNVLQGLKKIKKPKHV from the coding sequence ATGCTCATATTGACAAGGAAGTCTGGAGAAAGTATTCGAATTGGGAATAATATTATTATATCCATTCTAGAGAGCTCTTCCAGATATTTAAAGATCGGCATTGATGCACCAAAAAATGTAGCTGTTTACCGCAATGAGATCTATGAAAAGATCCAAGCTCAAAATCGAGCAGCCACAGCCAGTACAACCCAATTAGATAACGTTTTGCAAGGGCTGAAAAAAATTAAAAAACCAAAGCACGTATAA